From Bdellovibrio sp. KM01:
ATCCAGAAAACTTAAAGCAAATGGAGGCACAGCCTATGTTGGCCCCGTTCCGAATGGCAAGGGGTTTATTATTGACTCACATACTAGATCTGAGCTTTTGAAAGAAAGTCCAAAAAACAGAGCCGTAATAAAAGAGTTCTTAACTGGTGAAGACCTAGTTCACAATGCTGACCAAAGTGCCTCACGATGGATTATCGATTTCCAAGATTGGCCATTGGAAAAAGCAATGGAATTTAAAGGTCCGATGAAGATTATTACTGAGAAGGTAAAGCCTGTACGCAAAAAAATCAGAGGTTCTACGAACGATGCCAAAAATTATCGTATGAACTGGTGGCGATTCGGAAGGCCACAAATGGGACTACGACAGCAAATTTCACATCTCAAGAAATTTGTGACTGTATCAAGAGTTGGAAAGTACCCAATATTTGTCTTTGTAAACAATAAAAATATTCTTCCCGCCGACTCAACTGTAGCGATAGCTTTTGATTCATTTGGCCAGATGGGAGTATTACAGTCGAAATTTCATACACAATGGTTTAACTACCAGTGCTCTAGCTTAAAAGGTGATGCGCGATACACGAACACAACGGTATTTGAAACATTTCCGTTTCCGGAAAAAATTTCCTCTGAAGTCGGAACTATAATGAAGAAGATTGAGGCCTACAGATCGAAGTTTTGCAAAAAAATGGACATTGGCCTCACAACTTTATACAACCAGATGAACGATGGTGCGCACATTCCTTTAAAACAACTTCATAAACAACTAGATCAAGCTGTTGCTGAATGCTACGGATACCCAAAAGCAAAAATTGAGTCATACAATGATATAATTAACTTTCTAACAGATCTCAATTTGCTTCGCGCAAGCCAAGAAGATGAAATTGCGTTGAGAGAAAAGGCCGCCGAACTTGCGAAAAAAGCGTCGAGAAAAGCGACAAAAAAGAGAGCAGCTTAGTCTATTTAATGAGCTTTAAATATACCGCGTTTTTAAGCCGTCTATTTTCCGTCACTGAGATTTCTCTGAGTGCACGGATATATTCGGCTATGATTTCAGAATTAGCGTCATCATCAAAATCCAGAGATTCCAGTTCACGCTCTATTCTAAGTATTTCGCGTCTTAGAATTACTAGTTCATAATCAGACATAAATTTGTTTAAATTCATATCCCAGCACATATAATAGAGCTATTTGTGGGTCAATCGAAGAACCAGGTTACATCTAACCACAATGCTAATAGCTTTTCCGAAATCAATGATTAAAATTTTTACAAAAAATATGTCTGTTTGCGCTTCGGCTGACTTTGTCACCGCAAAAATACCATCCTGGCATTTTTGCGAACGCACGTCTGCCAGAAGAAAGACTTCATGCATTTAAAAATATAAAACCACCCAGAAGGGTGGTTTTATATTTTTAAATGGTGTGGTGGCGGGAATTGAAAGGTACACTAAGACATTGAAATTAGTATGGACTCATTTGAAAAGTGCCCTAGATACCCCAAAAGTACCCTATGAATCTCTTTAACAGGGGATATTCCTAACTTTTTCGAATTCCCAATTGTTTCTCGTAAGCGTCTAAGTCGAAAGGAGCGCTTGAGATCTCCTTACATACAAGATCAAGCTCTCCAACATTATCTTCAAACAAGACGAGATTATTTTTTGTTTGATTTCGTACAGAGCAATAGAGAATCCCGTTATATCCATGAGCCCGAGCAATTGCGCCAAGTATTTGAGACGAAGATGGAATATTATAGTTAAGATTCAACTCAAACCACTCGTCTTTTAAAGCTCCTTGTGGAATTCCCAAAGCTTTAAAAGTCGAACTACTCGTTACCACGAGAATATCTGGAACACTAACTTGATACTCTACAATTTTATACTTCGCTCGAGGCAACTCATCTGCTCTGGGTTGCTCAAACTCGGGATAACATTGAGTCATATAGTCGTTATGAAAAATTTCTCCATAACAACACTCTTTGTCTTGTCCCAAATAAAGGAGTCTATTTTTGAAAAGCGCCGACTCTTTGAAATTAAATCTGGATGACTTTCGATCAGATCCTACTGTTGATAGAGGTTGATGACTCTCCTTACACAGTCTAAATATTGTCTGATCTTGATATGAAGTATCACAGGCACTATTTATATTTATATCTCGGAGATTATCTACTTCAACTTCCAATCGCGATGAACGTCTGTATAGAAAGTCGTCTTTTTCTTGCTCCGACGAGAACTCATCGTCAGGAGTAGCTGTTATATTTGTACCTAGGTACCACTTTGCAAAGGCCTTAACTTCGGATGGGGATTTAAATATTAAATCTTTTGGATCCGTATAAGACACTTTTCAAACTACCCTAACTGTTGCTCTAGAAACATTTTAACTTTTCGGCTCTTACCTTTAAGCATGTATTCAAGAGGTGTTTGAGAATCAAACTCAGGGCGTGGCAAGACAAGCCACTTTTGCATTTTTGACTTTATTTGCTCAGCACTAAGAGATGGGTCAGCCTCAGAGATAATCTCAATTATTAAGTTAAATATGGACAACCAAGTCTTAACTTTACCATCAGGAGTGGCCAATGGATTTCTGCTAACAGCCGAAGGATCTAAATCTAAGGCAATAGCAATATCAGCATCACTTTTACCAAAAAAATCAGCAAGAATTTTGAGATTCACCTTAGGAGAGTTAGTATCAAAAAAATTTTCTAATACTTGTATCTCTTTAGCAGTCGAATTCATGATTTTGTCCTTTGCAGTTCTGGGTGACAGAGTTACCCCCAAGCCACCAATATTGCAAGATACCTTGCAATATTTATGCAATAAATTATCAATTATGCTTGTTTCTTAATTATTTGATTTTATTGATAAATAAAATATTCATCAAGAAACACCATGTCTAAATTATCGGATAGTGCCAATATTTATTCAAATTAAACGTAATAAAGGTGCCAAAAATGGACCAAAATAAATCAAATAACATCTTTTAATTTTATCTAATTAAGCCCTGATTTAAACCACTATGTCTCTATATATATGAAAATATTGGTGTTTTAAAAATATTCTCATTATGAGACATAGGACTGCTATTTGACCCAACTGCTCTTCTATCCTTTAATAGATTTTCTCGGAAAAATAGATGGTGGAGGCGGGGGGAATTGAACCCCCGTCCGCAAGTGATCCGCGATAAGGCGCTACATACTTAGTCAGTGTTTTAGATTGGTCCTCGGGCTTCCACAGACAAAATCCCTAAGACCTCTCCCCCAGTAATTTTAAGCGAGTCTGCTGGAGAAAACCCAACACGCCGAGGTCCCTAAATGACGATCAATCCAAGAGCGGAACCACCTCAAGGTTGATCGTGCAGATTAATTAAGCTGCAAGTGCGTAATCGTTGCCAATTACAAAATGGACGTTTTTATCGAGGTCCTCATCCGCCCCGGTATGCTCCTTATGTTTCAGCACCCACGTCGAAGCCAGTACGCCCCCAATGTGTGATCAACATAACTCGTTTATTGTAGCACAGATTTTCGATTCGCTTCTCAGCTTTTCAAAGACCCAATATTCCCGCAAAACGATCGGACATAGTGTCTGCGAGAGAATTATAAAACAACACCCAATTCACCACGTCATCGCCCTGTTTTTAAGCATTTTATGTTACACGAGATTAACAATACGCTAACGTAAGCATGACAATTCACCTGGTAAAAGGTCCTGTTATCCACCATTTATAGGGGTCTTCCACAGACTTATCCACATAGTTGCTGAAAAAATGGTGATTTTTCGATTCGAAATTTAAGATTCTTAAATTTTCGCGAAATGGATTCGCATTTTCTGACATGCTTGGAAACTGGGCAAACTCACGCAAAAAGGGACAAAAAAAGGGGGGCAAATAGCCCCCCGTTCGAATCAAAATTTTGATTTAAATTTAGCGGAAAAGTTCAGCCGCTGATGCTGCCGCCGAAGCCAATGAACTTACATTTGAAGGTGCTTTGTTCACTTCCGTTTTCGCTGCCACAGGTACCGCAGGCGCTGCAGGAACCACCGGAGCTACCGGTGTTTGAACTTTCGCTGTCGCTGCAGCTGCTGTTGCTGCCACCGCTGCCTCAGAAGCCTGCGCAAGTACTGCTTCAGCTTTCGCTACAGCCTCTGCCGAAGGAGCCGCAGCTTCCATCACAGATTCAGCCAAGTGCACATCCAAAGCGCTTTGAACAATCGGAGAGTGCGCGTGAGTGCCAACACCCTCAACCGCATTTGTTACCGGGAACAATTGAATGTTCAATTGGTACACTCTTTCGCCTTTTGTTTTCATACGAGCGATCGAGTTGTCTTTGTTCAAACCTTTTCTCATCTGACGAAGTTTGAATTTGATTTCTTCAAACTCTGACTTCGTCAAAGACATCGTAAGCGTTCCGAACTCGCGGTCCGTTGGTTGATCTTGATAAATGGATTCAAGGCCCAAGTACATCAATTGAGATTGAAGCTTACGAACCAATGCCACGGGAATGTCTTCAGGAGATTCAGTCAGGGAGCGGGCTTTTTTGATCTCGCCCGTTTTTTCGTCACGACGAAGCTCACCCGACGCGATCAAGGCTGCCAAAGAGTTTTCGATTTCATCTTCAGAAGCTTTGCCACGAAGAAGTGCTTTCAAAGAAGCTGTGTCGAATGAAACACCTTCTTGATCCACCATCGCGTAAACGATCCAGGCAACCCAGTTCGGAACTTTCTCGAAGGACTTGCGATCGATCTCACCTGTTTTAAGTTTCACACCCACACGGTGCTCAGACATTTTTTTCAGGAAGATATTACGATCTGCAGGATCTGTTGCCTGAGTGAAATTCACCAGCAAACGGAACTCTTCAGTTTGTTCTTTATTAAAGCCCAACGCTTTACCAAATTTACCGATCATGTCTTCAGAAAGGTTGCGCTTTCCTTCGATGATCATTTTCAAATAATTTGGTGATTTGATATTCGCTGCTGCCGAGAAAACTGCGTAGTTATATTGGCGCAAAGAGCTCTTAGTAGCTTTGCGTTTGTACTGATAATAGTCCGCCAAATATTCGCGGTAGTTCATGTAATCAGACAATACTGGCGGAACCAGCGAAGTTGTTGAAATTTCTTTGCCTTTGCCGAACTCAGGTTGATTGTGTTGCATAGAAATCGCTCCTTTGCGCCTAAATAGTTGAACGCAGTTGGAGCTTCAAAACAAGGGGATTCCAATTATCTCACCCCATGTTTTCGCGCGGCATAAAAAAGGGGCTTTCCTTTTTAGGAAAACCCCTTGATAGAGAACATATTTTTTTGAAAACCACTAGCGAGGGCGCGGTCTTGGTGGAGGTGGTGGTTGCGGACCATCACATTTTTCAAGCCACAAAGTCACATTGCGGATATCCAACTGCCCCTGACTGTAGAAAACCAAACTTTCAGCGCCCTGACCAATCACCGCGTTATGTGGATTGATCGTGTAGTTTTGATTCCAAGGACCCACTTGTACACGTTGTGTTTGGAAAACTCCGTTGATTGCAAAATCCAAGAAGGAAACATTCTGCAATGAGTTCGCATCAAATTGCACGCCTACCAAACGATAGCCACGATATTGTTGCCAATTAAAGTATGGAGCTAAATCCAGGCGATCGTTACCGATCATGCGACGATTGATTCCCAAATTTACCGGGAAACCTTGACCGGGTTGTTGGGGACCACCGTTGCCTGGGCAACTGATGTTGACTGCGATTGTTGCGATGTCTGACATGCCACGAACTTCAACTTCCATCAGTCGAACACCATTTCCAATCACTGCTGGGAAACGAGGAACGAAGCTGACAAAACGCTGTGGAGAGTTCACCCATTGATCAACTTGACCATTGATGATGAAACCCATTTGCGTGCGAATATCAGATCCCAACACTTGCACATCAACGGAAGTCACTGTGCAACCTGCGTAACGTTCATTTACTCCCGCAAGAGCAAACAAATTAAAGCGTTCATTAAACACGCGACGTTGGATGTAGATTACTTTTTGTTCTGAGTTATATCCACCGTTACCACCATTACCTGGATATGGTTGACCAGGATATTGCGGAGGCTGCACTGGAGTCGTCGCTGGTGGACGTTCTGGCGCAGGACGCGGAGGAAGTGGGCGTGGCGCTGGTTTAGGACGTGGGCCCGGTTGTGTTTGAGGAGGTTGCCCTGGGCGATTCGGCTCGCCCGGATAAGGAAGATCGTCATCTGGAAGAGGCAGTGGTTTATCGTAGCCACCATTTCTTGGGCCTTGATGTTGTCTTTGTTGCGCTTCAACGACTTGTGGTCCAACCATCATCGTCATGGAAATCGCCAAGAATAAAATCTGCTGTTGTAGAGCCATTTCGTCCCCCTTTGGATCAATTAGAATCTGCGAGGAGGCTATAAAGCAAGCGTTATACCAATTTATTCGGTGTCACTAAGCTCCCAAAATGCTCACTAGAGCGGTGTTTCCAATATCCGTTAAATGTCCGGCAGGCGGATTGGGCATAAAAAAAGGGCCACAGCTTGGAGTCTGTGGCCCTTGGGCAAACAAAGGGGGATCCTTTATTTGTATTTTGGGTTTATTCAACTGATGGCAAATCGTCGCTGCCACCATCTTCGTAACCGCCACCAGGGTTTTGGTTACCGTTGTCGTTACCTTGATCTTGTTGATCTTGGTAATCGTTCAAATCGATCACTGGTTTAGATCTTCTCATGAAAGTGATTGCGAATACGTCTTGTTTGTAAGTGCCGTATTTTCTCATTTTAAATACCAGGCGAATTTGACCTAAACCGTTGTTCGCAGTCAAACGAGCTTCACCAATCATGTTTTGGTAAGTCAGGTGAACACCGCTGCTGATATCGTCGTCATCATTTGGATCTTTCGCCAAACGTTTCAAAACCACATTTGTAGAGTTACCAGATTGCGGAGAAACCAACGGACCAGAGAATGCCAACATTTGGTTTTCATAAGTTTTAAGAACTACTGTGAAACCAGCACGACCGTTAACAACTTCCCATGAACTCATTTTGGAAGATTGAACGCGGTTCGTTCCAGATTTCGTTTCGAATGTGCTAACAGCCATGTCTTTGATGAAATCGTATTCTGGATTGCCAGAACCCGGAGACATCTTAAAGAAAAGATCTGCATTTGATTGACGGAATACGATGTCGATGTGACTTGCAGAACCTGACCAACCCAATTCTACTTTAACCAAAGTAGTTTCGCATTTACCATCAAGGTCCAAACACTGAAGAGTACCACGGATTGGCATAGAACCAGTAGTTTTAGTGCCGTTACCAGTACGAGCAGAACGAAGTCTTACGATTTCGTTCCCGTCTTCAAAAGCAGAATCGCCAACCAAGTTATATACACGAGCGAAGCCGTTTTCTTGAATATTCAAAGTAACAACAGATAGACCAGAGATGCTTTCGAATTTCAATTTAGCTTCAGTAACAGAAGCCGAAAGACCCAATTGATCGCGTTTCAAACCACGCAATACATCCAATGTGTCATCTGGCGAAGAAGAAGTATAAAGCAGACCTTCTTTAGAAACACCACCCGTTAAACGTTTACCATAGGCATTGCTATCAACGTTTGCTGGGTTGTTGTTTCCGTATTGCTTACCCATGATCACGCCATCTTTATTGATTTCATAATCAGGACCTGAAGATTGAGCATTTGTTTTGCCCACAGGTGCAGAAGGATTCACATTTGTGCCGGCGCCACCAAGATCTGGAAGATCCTCGACCTGGCCCGTAGATTCAGTTTGTGTTGGAGGCGGTGGACCACCAACTGTTTTGTCTTTGTTGCAGGCAGTAAGGCCTAGCGTTGCGAGCAAAGCCGCAGTAATCAGAGTATGTTTGTGCAACATTGAAAACCTCCAAGTTTTTTCAGTCACGAGTTTTGATAGGACCAGCAATAGCAAGGCCCAGGCCAAGTTTTGTCACTCCTTAACGGGCTTGTATTGCAATAGACACGTATCCTATGATGGGTTTGAGAAGGAATTACATGCCTGT
This genomic window contains:
- a CDS encoding RES family NAD+ phosphorylase, giving the protein MSYTDPKDLIFKSPSEVKAFAKWYLGTNITATPDDEFSSEQEKDDFLYRRSSRLEVEVDNLRDININSACDTSYQDQTIFRLCKESHQPLSTVGSDRKSSRFNFKESALFKNRLLYLGQDKECCYGEIFHNDYMTQCYPEFEQPRADELPRAKYKIVEYQVSVPDILVVTSSSTFKALGIPQGALKDEWFELNLNYNIPSSSQILGAIARAHGYNGILYCSVRNQTKNNLVLFEDNVGELDLVCKEISSAPFDLDAYEKQLGIRKS
- a CDS encoding TIGR02147 family protein — encoded protein: MQHNQPEFGKGKEISTTSLVPPVLSDYMNYREYLADYYQYKRKATKSSLRQYNYAVFSAAANIKSPNYLKMIIEGKRNLSEDMIGKFGKALGFNKEQTEEFRLLVNFTQATDPADRNIFLKKMSEHRVGVKLKTGEIDRKSFEKVPNWVAWIVYAMVDQEGVSFDTASLKALLRGKASEDEIENSLAALIASGELRRDEKTGEIKKARSLTESPEDIPVALVRKLQSQLMYLGLESIYQDQPTDREFGTLTMSLTKSEFEEIKFKLRQMRKGLNKDNSIARMKTKGERVYQLNIQLFPVTNAVEGVGTHAHSPIVQSALDVHLAESVMEAAAPSAEAVAKAEAVLAQASEAAVAATAAAATAKVQTPVAPVVPAAPAVPVAAKTEVNKAPSNVSSLASAAASAAELFR